The proteins below come from a single Miscanthus floridulus cultivar M001 chromosome 1, ASM1932011v1, whole genome shotgun sequence genomic window:
- the LOC136480584 gene encoding uncharacterized protein, whose product MDVEKPASKGHGFFSLFDWGNKSKKRMFVGSTSSSPILKNAGDGKDIDDSTPSTRSNSILEDAPSLKESSEHSCSSSVIDEEAQSRRSPTVVARLMGLDSMPAASSPESNHVPLTVQPPLQTNIHEDLIGRSYAGSPLKMPGSPIDRYKMEALPPRLAKRTLSVAQYKLLSPMKNPNHISSRNAADIMEAASRIIRPGVENISSFRVHDVGSPNAARAYNPGEIIGIQQRSQKLNEAMRKHDGPASFRPPSGKPSDGRLRGSEGALSSRISQSNGCAPVGPKVKPGNRLDTARAMHLQEKGGMRKGGRKLETRKNPENSMAERTRLNRQKDSNQMGTSSSSVPVPNNRKQNATGTKHKVNSNPATPSRQRSNIHQINANPRKVRAASTFAENSSQGSRKVDLQPNAHANVRNSSIPKAIPKPRRLQDRRVYSDTSQSSDSIHSDRSQRRVRHNIVIDEQSSFSTNKKKISTEIVSFTFTSPVDKSLHGIHFPNHSLEKQFMWNLSAVSTSSNTSNTKLDVIDGDFLGLLLEQKLRELTSGVRSPYTKPAKGVQVHHTSTALEDMASACETSSIASTDYDRESLQSFSDGKATLPQTDLSTRSVQSSQPVKYDHDVTDRAEVEHLGRSPLFAWEASISTETCSSSESWRSANGTRLFSSTEGATTSDSTHFNKFLEADASSEYSDTASSITVATAEIPRSESSSSCHMDNRQEVEFIREILNASSPARHIFSYWEWFGNSGILDPHLLEELNGNIRLLAGEEGKGYRLRRRLLFDCVNELLSVKCAYYFNAGYSLWFMGMAVLQNLSAEEIHREMTSLKVAEEWMVDELVYREMSSPLGSWVDFKMESYQAGGDIAAELLGSLIDEVVADLLTGSSS is encoded by the exons ATGGATGTGGAGAAACCTGCTTCCAAGGGGCATGGTTTCTTTTCCCTCTTCGATTGGGGAAATAAGTCTAAGAAGCGCATGTTCGTCGGGAGCACGAGCAGTTCTCCAATTCTGA AGAATGCTGGAGATGGGAAGGATATTGATGATAGTACACCAAGTACACGGTCAAATTCA ATCCTTGAAGACGCCCCAAGCTTGAAGGAAAGCAGTGAACATAGCTGCTCATCTTCAGTAATTGATGAAGAAGCTCAGTCAAGAAGGAGTCCGACGGTCGTTGCTAGGCTTATGGGTTTGGATTCTATGCCTGCGGCAAGCTCACCTGAATCCAATCACGTGCCATTAACCGTGCAACCACCTTTGCAAACCAACATCCATGAGGATTTGATTGGCAGAAGTTATGCTGGTAGTCCCCTTAAGATGCCGGGTAGTCCTATTGATCGGTATAAAATGGAAGCACTGCCTCCAAGACTTGCCAAGAGGACACTATCTGTTGCACAGTATAAGTTGTTGTCTCCCATGAAAAACCCTAACCATATATCCAGCAGGAATGCTGCTGATATAATGGAAGCAGCATCGAGGATCATCAGGCCTGGAGTAGAAAATATCAGTTCTTTCAGAGTTCATGATGTTGGGAGTCCAAATGCTGCACGTGCCTACAATCCAGGAGAGATCATAGGAATCCAACAAAGGTCAcagaagcttaatgaagcaatGAGGAAACATGATGGTCCTGCATCTTTTAGGCCGCCAAGTGGAAAACCTTCAGATGGAAGATTAAGAGGTTCAGAGGGTGCCTTGTCTTCCAGGATCTCACAGTCAAATGGATGTGCTCCAGTTGGTCCAAAGGTCAAACCCGGTAATAGATTAGACACTGCTCGAGCTATGCATCTCCAAGAAAAAGGGGGCATGAGAAAAGGTGGTAGAAAGCTTGAAACTCGCAAGAACCCTGAAAATAGCATGGCTGAAAGAACTAGGTTGAACCGGCAAAAGGATAGTAACCAAATGGGCACAAGTTCGTCCAGTGTGCCTGTGCCAAACAACAGAAAACAGAATGCTACGGGCACCAAACATAAGGTGAATTCAAACCCAGCAACCCCTAGCAGACAACGGAGCAATATTCACCAAATAAATGCCAATCCCAGAAAGGTGAGGGCGGCCAGCACATTTGCTGAAAACAGTAGTCAAGGTAGCAGAAAGGTGGACTTGCAGCCAAATGCTCATGCAAATGTAAGAAATAGTTCTATACCCAAAGCAATACCGAAGCCAAGAAGATTACAAGACAGGAGAGTGTACTCTGATACAAGCCAGTCAAGTGATAGTATTCATTCTGACAGAAGCCAGAGGCGGGTTCGACACAATATTGTGATTGATGAGCAATCATCTTTTtcaacaaacaaaaagaaaatcagCACTGAGATTGTTTCATTCACATTTACCTCACCAGTTGATAAGTCACTACATGGCATCCACTTCCCCAATCATTCATTGGAAAAACAATTTATGTGGAATCTGAGCGCTGTGTCAACTTCAAGCAATACATCAAACACTAAACTTGATGTCATTGATGGTGATTTTTTGGGACTCCTATTGGAGCAGAAATTGAGAGAGTTGACGTCTGGTGTAAGATCGCCCTACACTAAGCCAGCCAAAGGTGTCCAAGTGCACCACACTTCAACAGCTTTGGAAGATATGGCATCAGCATGTGAAACATCTAGCATTGCTTCTACTGATTATGATAGGGAGTCATTACAGTCTTTCAGTGATGGAAAAGCTACTCTCCCCCAGACAGATCTTTCTACTAGAAGTGTCCAG TCATCTCAGCCTGTGAAGTATGATCATGATGTCACGGATCGAGCAGAGGTTGAGCATCTTGGCCGAAGTCCCCTTTTCGCATGGGAGGCTTCTATTTCAACGGAAACCTGCAGCTCATCAGAGAGCTGGAGGAGTGCAAATG GAACAAGATTGTTTAGTTCAACTGAAGGAGCAACAACTTCTGACTCGACACACTTCAACAAATTCCTAGAAGCGGATGCCTCTTCAGAATATTCTGACACAGCCTCATCAATCACAGTGGCTACAGCAGAAATCCCTCGATCAGAAAGTAGCAGCTCATGTCATATGGATAATAGACAAGAGGTGGAGTTTATAAGAGAGATACTGAATGCTAGCTCTCCTGCCCGGCACATTTTCTCTTATTGGGAGTGGTTTGGAAATTCAGGTATTCTGGATCCACATCTGTTGGAGGAATTAAATGGCAATATTAGGTTGTTGGCTGGTGAAGAGGGCAAAGGTTATAGACTGAGGCGGAGGCTGCTCTTTGATTGTGTCAATGAATTATTGAGTGTGAAATGCGCTTACTACTTCAACGCTGGCTACAGCTTATGGTTTATGGGGATGGCAGTTCTGCAGAACTTGTCAGCGGAAGAAATCCATCGAGAGATGACCAGCCTGAAGGTTGCCGAGGAGTGGATGGTGGATGAGCTTGTGTACAGGGAAATGAGTAGTCCTCTGGGGAGCTGGGTTGATTTCAAGATGGAATCATACCAAGCTGGCGGAGACATAGCGGCGGAGTTGTTAGGTTCCTTGATCGATGAAGTGGTTGCTGATCTTCTGACTGGCTCGTCTTCCTAG